AGCCTGGGCGTACAGGAGTTTGGCGAAGGCGATGACCCGATTCACCACCGAGAACGATGCGTCCTGCAGGGCCTGCGTTTCGCGCAAGACCGCATTCAGATGCGCCACATGGCTCTCGGCGCTTTCCTGCAGGGCCTTCGCGGTGAGAACTCCCGCCTTGAGCAAATCCGCGCGCAGGGTCTCGACGTCGCGCGCCAGCAGCTCCTTCACCCGCTCAGCCATGGTGCCCCCCGTTGAGGAGATCGTTATGTCGGCCAGATCGAAAATAGCATCGAATACAGCGGGGATCAGCGCGAAGCCTGACGTTTGGTTAGCCAGTTCTCTACGAGAGATATCGAGATTGCCGGAAACGCCTCGTGGGACCGGAAGCCGTTCCGGCCGCCGTCCGTCAATCCTCGGAATCCTGCGCTATCGGCGTCTCTGCTGGCCGGAAATGCTTGCCGTTGATGAGGCGAACGAGCGTTCGGATCAGGGCAGCCACGACGATGACCAGCGGGAGCGCCATGACGGCGTTTCCCTCCAGTGCCAGCCAGATCGCCAGGCCGCAGCTCACGGCGATTCCGATGATGAGCAGGAACTTCATCATGGCGAACAATGACCCTGCTTCGAACTGCCGGCAAGGGGCACGCGAAAGCAGCCGGATTTCGGTTTCCAAACCACATCTCCACGCGCTTGAACGGCGCTGCAAGGCCCATGCACCCTGCCAAGGAACCGGTTGACGCCATCGCCAGCGCGGGAAAGGATGGCGTGTGCTTGCCGTCGCAGCTCCCGCGTGTCGGGGCGCTCACCGATGCGGTCTCCAGCGAAGGCGCTTCCTTGCCGGAGCGCTCTCGGTCTTGGCGACATGTCTGGCGGCCACGGACCTCCTCGCCGGTAATCTCACCGCGTGGCCTGCGCAGGCCACGCCGCCGCTTGCGCTCGACCAGCTCGACGGTCCGCTGCGCGATCTCGCCGGTTTTCGGGGCCGCCCGGTCATCGTCCATTTCTTCGCGACATGGTGCGCGCCCTGCATCGAGGAGATGGCCTCGCTCGATGCGCTGGCGGCCCGCGCCGATGGACCGTTGACGATCCTCGCCGTCAATGTCGGCGAGGTCGATGCGCGTGTGCGCAACTTCTTCCGCGACCGCCCCGTGCGCTTCCCGATCCTGCTCGACCGCGACCGGGCAGTGATGAAGCGCTGGCAAGTGGAAGGGTTGCCGACGAGCTTCGTGCTCGATCGCGAGCAGCGGCCCGCACTGATGACCGCCGAACCGCTCGA
Above is a genomic segment from Bosea sp. NBC_00550 containing:
- a CDS encoding TlpA disulfide reductase family protein; this translates as MATCLAATDLLAGNLTAWPAQATPPLALDQLDGPLRDLAGFRGRPVIVHFFATWCAPCIEEMASLDALAARADGPLTILAVNVGEVDARVRNFFRDRPVRFPILLDRDRAVMKRWQVEGLPTSFVLDREQRPALMTAEPLDWTSPKVLAALGALALRSQTQ